The region agattcaaaacaaaaacaaacgaccgcaatgagtcttggatgaaggtgggcctttaaggaaaaaattaaacataaatgcaaatgaaatcaCATACTGTCACCACTTTGGCTTTGTTAATGTCATTGGGAAGATGCTTGACCCCGTATTGCTTCAAGTCCAGCTAAAAAAGGAATGGAAAAGATGTCAATCAAATGTgaatattaaaacaaattgacgtcagttctTTACGATGATAAAATTGCCCCATAATATTGAGGTCAAAATACCAGAATTTCATTCCAACTGAGACAATTTATTGCCTTTAACAATTCATTCACACTCATTGGCTCCTTTCAATAAGTATCAATGCTCACTAGGCTGAAAATTTCACAACTGATGTCACACCATTATTTATGTCTCTACCCTCTTATTGATGACAAAAATAGTAACATCAGTGCACAAAGAAGTCTCGGCTGTTACTGTAAAGATCTTTATCTTTACAGTAACAGCCGAGACATTCTTTGTATGTTCGAGAGAAGATGAGTGGGGAGGTGATGTCGCTGCAACACTGTCTCAGTGACtgcttacaataataataataatactaacaaatcattgttattattgctgGTGTGCTTTAATTACTGTCTGGGTTTGTCATGAGTGCCTCATGCCATTTAGTTGCAATATGCCAGTGGAGtctttcatttaatttaaataataataaacaacgTTAATTTTAGTTATTCAGTTGCCACATAGAGTCTGCAAACTAGCCTAAAGAGAAGTGTACTTCCATTGTAAAGAAGTTTACTTCAAAACGTGtcccaaaatattttatgtCTAGTACTAGAATGCAAGTGTTTCTACATGCTTAGTCTTAAGCCACTCTTAGTGGGGTTGTGTCCCAGCATGATATGAATAAATGACACATGACTAGGTTCTGGGGTACtttaccataaaaaaaattacatagaATATTACAATAccacagaaattaaaataccaAAGTCAACTACCTTATTTAGGAACTTGAGAGTAATGGATatggaaataataataattgagcACTCAGAGCTTCAAAAATCCATTTAGGTCTACCATTTGCCAAAAACCCCTTAGATCTATACACATGGGGTACTCTCTTTtatctaaaataattattaaaatgtcgCATCTTGATTTTCAACCAGGCTTTTTTGCTAAGATAATCTCTTACTGGGCAGGAAATACACGGTTAATTATTATGATCGTATTATGATTTCCACGAAGGAAAACTAGCAATCAACAATAAGCGTTTTAGGAATATTGACAGTCAGCGTAAGTTCAATTACGTAAGgttaaatgcaaaaaaaaattacaaaaggtGTAAATAAccttttatctttttacaTTAATCTTTAAGTATCAAGCCGTCACAATGAGAGATAAGATGAAAATTGAAGTAAACTCCACCAGAAAATCAATTATGggaaaccaaaataattgTCGATCGGATATACCCCGTCATCAACTTATTCAGAGAAACATTAAAGTTTAAAATGttcatatttaatgaacaGTGGCAAACAGCTTCAATGACAAGTGAAATCCAGCTCATGATATTTTTAGAGCCTGCTGTAAGCTACAGCGAATGACAATGTAAAGGAATTTGTTTACAACGCGGGTAGAAGTATTCAAAAATAGGAGCAGTAGTGAACAAAGTGGTTTCAAACACTTACATTTAGGGCTGCCTTTGACATATCTTGCAAAGATGGTTTCTCTTTGTTGCAAGCCCTTTCACACTCTGCAACCCCTTCGGTGGAGAGAAACCTGCCGGTAGAAACGATCGTTTTATCGGTAGAAGCTTCAACAGTGTTCCACAAGAGTCGCACACCTTTTGGAAGGATGTAAATGACGCGAGAAAAACCGCAGCTTCTAAAATTTATCACTAAAGTGAGCGCAAAAAAATACAGCGTAAAGCAACAAAACGCAGCAATAGCCCGGATTTTTTGAGCGCAATGAAAATTAAACGCATAAACCAAAACGTAAAGgtagtgaaaaacaaaaactaaccatccattttctttcaacttggCCTCCATGCCACGAAGAAATTCTTCCACTACAAGTCTCTTAGACGAGACACCGCTGTATGAACAAACCGTCCCTGCAGGCTCATCAAGGCAAATCTCGAGAGAGGTCTGGGAAAATTAAGCGCCCACTGTTCTGCCCgctgttcagttgtttttgttactAGTTTCCATAGTGAAGTGACATCACGACGagtttgaaaaagaaacatggCGGACGACGGAGCCATTCCACGCCGCAGTTCGTCGGAGAGTTCGCATTCGTCCGATGATAAAACCGCCGATCGACTGAAAAGAGAACATTTTTTGCATCCAAACTCTGATCAAATAGATTTAAATCTTCTTCTCCAAGCTGTTCTCGATATTAacgaaaaattaaacaagaggCAACCGCCTTCGCAAGGAAATATGGAAGATGCTGTTGAAAGTCGGGAAGGGTCCTCTACAAAAAGCCAAGAGGACAGTGTTAAGGCAAAGAAAGACTTTGACGACACTGCATCAAGGCATTCGGTAGCGTCCTCTGGTAGATCACGGCTAAGAAATGGTTTTAAAAGTGGTGAATTCATACGCCCAGCGCCTCTAGAACGCAAAAACATGTCGTTTAGTAATGCTAAAGTAGACGCTATTGACAGAGAGAATCAAAGACTTCTGCGAGAAATTACGCGGACTAGAGGAAGACCAAAGTCCGCTAAAAATAGTAAACTTGTCTCAGAACCTTTGAGGATTCAGACTTCATCCGAAGTCAACAGATGCAAGTTTCTAAGAAAAGTTGATAAGGATAACCAGGTATGGTATCCCATCACCTAACGAAGGTGttaaagaagtaaaaatactCTTAAGAGTCAAGATGAAAGCTCTTCATTATATATAGATCATCGAAGGATTGTAATatatttttgcagtttttgcattttgatgaTATTATTGTCGACtcaagttttctgttttttcttaAGTTAGCGGAATCTTGAACTTTATTTGTACATAATTGAAATAATGGCGTGGTTGGTAAATAATTAAAGAGGGAAAGAAGATGTGACTCAAGAAGTATTTACATTCaaagatataaaaaaaaataataacagctGGCTTTTTGAAGACATACTAACCTCAGACTAATCATTAAAAGAAGATCTTGTGAGGGCCACAAGAAAGACAATGTTCTCGTACTTCACTTACTTTGAtgaagaagttttttttttgtggaggAAATTGCAGTGCTCCTTCGCCCTTGAGAGTAGATTCAAGTCAAAGTCTTAGGTGAATAAAATGAGATGATTGAGGTCACTGAGCAGTAGTTGCAGTAGAATATAAAATTAAGCCAAAGCCGAAAATGAccagtaattatttttaagtctcttgGTAACATTCCAGCTTTTTTTGGACTTGTTTGATGAAACCTCACCTTCTTGTAGACATTGATATTTTCAGTTCTTGCTCTGCAAATTTGCCAGCTTCGTATTCTTTTTGCAGTAGTAATTTGATCCTAATCAACTCATTTTATACcaaattttttgtctttcacttCGCCAAAGACATAGTCTCCTTCCCAGCcattattagggtcgtcatgCAATGCACCTCCCCAACTAatggctgctcactcgagctctgcattcctttccttaaattgatcaataaggagcaggcttccatttcttggaaacctggacctttTGCGGCAAATGTAACAAGAGATATGATTGGTGAagctgctaacagttacatgcatgtcgttggttctcagtaacaaagggaaaggaatgcagagctcgagtgagcagccgttagtttgggaggagcgttacgtgacgaccctaataacggctgcgaaggagactaccaAAGACATGGTACCACAGTCTCCTCGTAAACTTGACCTTTTGTTTAGCTACTAAGATTGTcaaccttttttgttttcattttacaagAAACTACTACAAAGACTTGAAGCAGTCAGGCCTACAAGAGGTTTGTCCAGGGATTCATTGTTCAAAGAacacataaaacaaaaacagtattCAAAGACAGCTTCAAGAAGCCGACCAAGTAGTGCCAAGAGTTCCTCATCAGGTGTCCATTCCCGTACGGCCAGTGAATCAGGTCTAATGTTTGGAGATTCTGGAAGCGTGGCAAGTTCAAGATCGTCATGTGGTTCACAGGGACCAGTGAAGAAAAGAACCCGTTCTAAACCCACTTGGGAAGCTGGTTGGTAACTGGTCTCAGTCATTTAGAATAAAATATTATGCCTTTAGTCTTGCAGTTAATGTGTGGATATGTATTAAGAACTGTAGACTGTCATCTGATGAACTCAGTTGAGTATCAGCTCTGAACTCTTTAAAAATACATGAATGCAAAagtaaaacataaaaaaatttagaTCTTGGAACTTGACCATTATTTGATGTATATACAGCAGAGGAATAACATGTctcattttatcaaattaatgatatttgtATCAAGAATAATTTTCATGTTCAATGCTGTTAATTTGCTGAGTCTTTAATTAAGCCCAGTGTGGTTGTTGTTTTGGATTCactatttttttatatttcagtttcctttcTTGTACCATTAACTTGTTGCATGTATTTACCCTcaataaatttgataaataaaaaacgtaaaaaaataaaaaaaaaaatcgtaaaaGTTTTTCATGTTATGTTAATGCAAAATTAAGGTAACAAAGTAAACTTCTGAAGGCAGTCAGATATTGCATTTATTAAAGTGTTGTCTATGATGATGTGtgaagaatttcttttttcatcataataCTATATTTCCTTTTGGCAGCTAACATCGTTATTGCATGGCTTGTTGTGAATTTagtattttttattcattataAATTACCTGATATGATGGATTAAAACTAAATGCTCTAAGCAGAGACATGTAAAGTGTCTGGTTGCCTGGTTGAAAGGGAATTAAGACAAAATGAGGAACGTTTCTTGACATTTTCCATTGAATCGCTGCCAGCCAACATGTGTTTTTCTGTTCTTTGCAATATGTCACTAGACAGCGATCATGGACAAAAAGTTTGCAGTTTACTTAAAGGACAGttaatgacaaaattaataatggcATTCTACAAAGATCCTGACCATGATTGTCTGATTTTGTTACCCGCTAAAGTGAAAAgcattaaaatgaaatctgaACAATTGAACATTTCAATTTTCCCTGTGTGAATGAATTCCagtgataacaaaatgaaaggcCAACAAGCTGCAAAcattaatgaaatgaaatggaatgagcTCAAGTTTATTATAGTCCACTCCCAAAATACTAGACAGATTGCTGCTATTTTTTAACAACCTTGTCCACTGGACTTTTCCTATAATTCTCGAGCATAAGGCCTGAGGAAGAAGGCTGGATTAGTGTTTGCTTCTCATTTCTGcttgtgaaaataattttcggaCTTAGGTATGGTGTAAAAAAGAACAATCCTGTTTCCTTTACTCTTATCAGGTCACTTGGTTGGCCTAGTTCCAGTGaaaatttctgcaaaaatGAGGCGACAACCACACGGTTGATCGCCATGGCGTAACGGTAACCCAGGCACTTCCGGGGACCCATTCCGAAGCGGAAAAATGATCCAGGTACTTGCTTGGTGCCATTAGCAAACCTTTCTGGGTCAAATTTGTCTGGATTTTCCCAATA is a window of Acropora palmata chromosome 4, jaAcrPala1.3, whole genome shotgun sequence DNA encoding:
- the LOC141878354 gene encoding uncharacterized protein LOC141878354; this encodes MADDGAIPRRSSSESSHSSDDKTADRLKREHFLHPNSDQIDLNLLLQAVLDINEKLNKRQPPSQGNMEDAVESREGSSTKSQEDSVKAKKDFDDTASRHSVASSGRSRLRNGFKSGEFIRPAPLERKNMSFSNAKVDAIDRENQRLLREITRTRGRPKSAKNSKLVSEPLRIQTSSEVNRCKFLRKVDKDNQKLLQRLEAVRPTRGLSRDSLFKEHIKQKQYSKTASRSRPSSAKSSSSGVHSRTASESGLMFGDSGSVASSRSSCGSQGPVKKRTRSKPTWEAGW